DNA sequence from the Leptospirillum ferrooxidans C2-3 genome:
AAAACACCCTTTTCAATTATGTAAGGAGAACGCATGAAAGTCGAGACCCCGAAGAAGACGAAAATCACTCCGGAATCCACCCTTGTCACCGTTTGCGTCGATCTGTCCAAGAACACGTTCCATGTGGTGGGTCTTGATGCCGAAGGGAAGAAGATCCTGCGGCGGAAATTCCATCGGGAAGGCTTCCGGGACTGGCTGGCTCGCCCGGAGCTTCCCCGTGTCATCGTGGCGATGGAAGC
Encoded proteins:
- a CDS encoding IS110 family transposase: MKVETPKKTKITPESTLVTVCVDLSKNTFHVVGLDAEGKKILRRKFHREGFRDWLARPELPRVIVAMEACGGAQCWGQVCQSLGHTPMLIPLHHVKPFATSQKNDFNVRREKSLAGAVL